The following nucleotide sequence is from Candidatus Peregrinibacteria bacterium.
CCTCCAATTTCTTCAGGAACGTTAATAACAACGTTTTCCATAGGTTCGAGTATTTGACCATTTTTTTCCTGAAATACCACTTCCGGCTGAGACACTTGTAATTCAAAGCCTTCTCGTCGCATGCACTCAATAAGGACAGAAAGATGCATTTCGCCTCTCCCGAGAACTTTTACGTGATCGGCATTTTCAGAAAATTCAATTTTGAGTCCCACATTCGTTTCCAATTCTTTTTCAAGTCGGGCACGAATTTGGCGGCTGGTCACAAACTTTCCCTCAGTGCCGGCAAACGGCGAATCGTTCACCATGAAATACATCGCGAGTGAAGGCGGATCAACACGAATAGCAGGAAGCGGTTTTATGGTATCGTTTCCAGCAATAGTTTCTCCCACATAAATATCAGCAATTCCGGCAATCGCCACAACATCTCCTGCTGAAACTTCAGATACTTCAATTCTTTTAAGCCCCTGGAATGTAAATATCTTTGTTGCACGTCCATTTCGTTTTTTCCCGTCAGGGGAAAGCACTACTACGGCTTGGTTTGTAGAGAGCATTCCTTCGTGGACACGTCCGATAGCAAGTCGTCCCAAAAAATTATCATACGCAAGTGTTGCTGGTTGCATGCGAAAAACCGCATTTATGTTTTGCGGAGCAGCAGGAACATGTTCGAGAATGAATTCGAGAAGTGGCGTAATATCTTTCCTTTCATCAAGAAGATCCAGAATGGCAATTCCTTCTCGCGCAATTGCATACATGTAGGGAAAATCAAGTTGCTCTGGGCTTGCGCCAAGTTTCACAAAGAGATCAAATACCTGATCAATCACCCAATTTGGCCTCGCGCTTGATTTATCGATTTTATTCACCACTACCAAAACCTTTTTTTTGAGTGCAAGGGATTTTTGCAATACAAACTTTGTCTGAGGCATGGGTCCCTCAAAAGCGTCAACCACGAGAATAGTGGCATCTACAGTACTCAGAATACGTTCCACCTCACTTCCAAAATCAGCATGTCCAGGCGTATCAACAATATTTATTTTTGTATCTTTATATGTAATAGCAGCATTTTTCGAATAAATCGTAATACCTCTTTCTTTTTCGAGTTCGTTACTGTCCATAACACATTTTTCTACATGTTCATAGGCAGCGAATGCTCCGCCAGCTTTGAGGAGCGCATCCACAAGCGTGGTTTTTCCATGATCTACGTGCGCGATGATAGCGATATTTCGAATATCCATTTTTGTCCTCAAAGTAAGCTGACAGTTTATACCGAATTTAAACGGGAAAGTCAAAAGAAGCACGTCATAAAGGTTGCCAAAAGAATCTATTTACTTTTTTTCTATTTGGAATATAAATTGGACGTATATTTTTTCCCCCAAAAAAATGCCTCCCGGTGCCATCTCTCCCAAGAATTTTTTATTTATTTCTTATGGAGGGCTTGCAGGAGATTTGGCGTGGCAGATTATCAAAGAAGGTCATAACGTGAAATCGTACATACGAGATAAAGAAGAAAGGGAAGTTGCGAACGGTTTTGTTCCAAAAGTATCAGAGTGGCGTTCGGAAATTCCTTGGGCGGATGTTATTATTTTTGATGATGTTTTGGGACTTGGAAAAGTAGCCGACAAATTGAGGAAACAGGGAAAATATGTTGTTGGTGGGACTCAATATACTGATGAACTTGAGGATAACAGAACATTTGGACAGGAAGAACTAAAAAAATATGGGATTCCTATTATTCCGTATCAGGATTTCTCCTCGTTTGATGATGCGATTCTATTTGTGAGAAAACATCCCGCAAAATATGTTATTAAACCAAGTGGAGAAGTCGCAAAAGGCTTTCTTTTTGTTGGAGAAGAAGAAGATGGGCGTGATGTGCTTCAAGTTTTAAACGACTATAAAAATGCATGGGGAAAAAAAGGTCCCAGATTTCAGCTTCAAAAAAGAATAAATGGCGTTGAAATTGCCATTGGTGCGTTTTTTAACGGAAAAGAATTTATCTATCCGATTAATGTAAATTTTGAGCATAAAAAACTTTTTCCGGGAAATCTCGGTCCTTCTACTGGTGAAATGGGAACTACTATGTTTTGGTCTGGTCCCAACAAAATTTTTAATCTCACTCTCAAAAAAATCGAAGGAAAACTTGCGGAAGTAGGGTATGTTGGATATATCGATATAAACTGTATGGTGAATGGACAGGGAATTTATCCGCTTGAGTGGACATCGCGTTTTGGGTATCCCACGATTAGTATTCAGCAGGAAGGAATGATAACACCAATTGGGCAGTTCTTATTCGAACTTGCTTCTGGGAAAGAACCAGTTTTAAAAACAAAAATCGGATTTCAAATTGGTGTACGCATTGTTGTCCCTCCTTTTCCATTTCGTGCCGAACAAACTTTTCAAGTGATGTCAAAAGATTCGATTGTGTATTTTAAAAAACCAACAGTGACCGATGGGATTCATATTGAGGATGTAAAACTCGTGAATGGGGAATGGGTAGTGACTGGTTCTTCAGGAGTTGTGCTCATCGTTTGCGGCACGGGACAAACCATGAAACAGGCCCAAGAACAAGCATATTCTCGAATAAAAAGTATCAGTATTCCGCACATGTATTATCGAAAAGATATCGGTGACAGATGGTATGAGGATTCTGATAGGCTTCACGCATGGGGATATCTCAGGGAAATGTAATATTAGCGCTCATTTTCGCGAAAAAGGGTGGATTTTTTTTTGGTGAATGCTACACTGTCTTCACTTTCTATCTTTCTCTTTTTTCTATGAAATGCAAAAAATGTCCATTGTGTTGTACATTAGCGACTATCGTTATTATTGGTGGTCTCAATTGGGGGCTGGTAGCGCTTGGATATTTCCTGGGAACGAACGCAAATATTGTAAATCTTGTTTTTGCAAACTCACCGCTCGTTGAAAATATAGTCTATGCAGTTGTTGGAGTTGCTGCAATCATGAAAGTTATTACCTATTTTTTCTGTCCGTGCAGCAAATGTTGCCAAGATGGAAAAGAAGGAGAAGAGGGCGGAAGCTGCTGCCGAAAATAAATGCTGGATCATAGTTCGTCACTCACAAAAAAGGGTCGCACAATGTGTCGGCTCTTTTTTGTGATGCAAAAACAGAAATATGTTTACGTGAAGGTACGTAGAGACGTAGCATGCTACGTCTCTACTACGATTCAATATAAAATTTTTCGAGAACCTTCAGATTTTCATCAAGTTTATAAATCAAAGGAACACCGGTGGGAATTTCTACTTTTGGAATTTCTTCATCGGAAATATGTTCAAGATATTTCACGAGTGCTCTCAAACTGTTGCCATGCGCTGCGACAATAATCTTTTTTCCACCGGTAATGCTGGGAATGAGAACATCTTCAATAAATGGCATCATGCGCAAAACCGTGTCTTTGAGGCTCTCTGTCGCAGGGAGATCCTTCGGCGAAAGGTCCTTGTATTTTGGATCAAATTTTGGATGGCGAGGATCATTTTCATCAAGTGCTGGAGGTCGTATATCATAACTTCTGCGCCAAATTTGCACTTGTTCTTCTCCATATTTTTTTCGCATTTCATCTTTATTGATCCCCTGCAGAGCTCCATAGTGTCTTTCATTGAGTCTCCAGTGTTTTTCGATTGGAAGTGAAATCTTCATCTTGTTGAGAATGATTTCAAGCGTATCGTTTGCCCGTTTCAAAACTGAAGTATAGCCGAGATCGAATTCATATCTGTGTTTTTTCAGGAATTCACCAGCTTTTTCTGCTTCCTTTTTTCCTTGTTCGCTGAGACCGATGTCAGTCCATCCTGTAAACCGGTTTTCTTTATTCCATTCACTTTGACCGTGGCGGAGGAGAACAAGGTAGTAAGTTTTCATGAAAACAGCATTAATGTCGATCAATTTCGATTATAAATAAAGTATAGGAATTTTGCACCCATAAAAATTCTTCTTGAATATATATAATATGTACGCTAAAATGTACATATATAATCTTTCTTTATATATGCATACCACTATTCCCGCAACAGATGCTCGAAAAATATTTTTTCAAATTATCAAAAAAAGTTCTAAACTTGGTTCACCGGTGACCATCACCGTTGATGGAGAGCCGAAGGTAGTAATGATTTCTGCCGAAGAATTTGAGGGATGGAAGGAAACTCTCGAAATACTCGCGGATAAAAAACTCATGAAAGGTATTGAAGAAGGACTCAGAGATTTGCAAGCAAAAAAGACATACACTCATGAAGAAGTGAAAAATATGTTTTTATAAGAGGCATGAAATATTCAATTCTCTATTCTGCAAAAGCAGTACGAAGCTTGAAAAAAATTCCAAAAAACTGGCGAGAGAGAATTCTCGAAGCCATAGAAGAACTTTCTGAAAGTCCTTTTCTTGGAAAGAAGCTCAAAGGACCTCTTTCGGCAATGTATTCCCTTCGCCTGTGGCCGTACAGAATTCTCTACGTGATTCGGAAAAAAGAAGTCCAAATCGAAATTGTTGATGTGGACCATCGACAAAAGATATATGGATAAATTTCTCCACGCCTTATAAGTACACCATTATTGACTTTTGTCAAGAAACGTCTAAGATGCCAATATCGTAATGCAAAAAAATAATGTTCAGTTCCGAAAAATTTCTCAAGGCAATATCTTTAGTTTCTACAACTACGACCACAACACGAAAAGTGTGGAGGTAGCGCGTATGTAAATTTTAAAAACAAGCGAACTCCACACTCATCTTAAGGTGGAGTTTTTTTATATGTTTCAATTTTTTCACAATGAATGAATACATGAGCATCAGAGGCCAATTCTGTCCGAATAAAAAATGTAAATTTTATCAGATTTCATCGAATCGAAATGTCGTTATTCATTCTCAAAAAGAACACCGATTCCAATGTTCGAAATGTCAAAAAACTTGGGTCGCGCATAAAGATCAAATTTATTTTCGTCTCCGAAGTCCAAAAGAAAAAATTGATCTGGCTCTCATGCTTTTCGAATCTGGGAAAAGTGTGAGAGAAATTGCGAGAGAAGTGAAAGTGAGTCCGAGTACGGTACAGAGGTGGAAATGCATTTCTTGTTCTTAATATTTTTGTGTTTATATGCATTTAAAAATAGATTCATCTTTGGTTATAGACAATCTTCAAAGTGCTCGAGAACGCAAGGATTTACGAAAATTATTTTCTTCTCTTCCGAAAAACATTGGGCGTGTTGGAAATACAAATATTCCCTTGGAAGAATGGATGCATTGCAATACTGAAGATACCGAACAGGGAGATAAAAGATCGGGGGCGATATTAAAAGCAATATTAGCACCTGATGTTGAAAAGCCTGTGATTCAGGGAGAAAATCAGCCTCTCATCTTTGGTGCCAGATCAATTCATGGATTGCTTAAAAATGCTCTCACGGAGCGCATCTGCATGAATGTGGGAATGAGCGCAGGAAGTCAAATTTCTCCAATGCTTCCCGCATATTTAGAATTAGGCATACAAAGATTGAAGGAGTTGAAAGCTATTGTGCAAGACGTACATCTCAGATTTTTCAGTACGGCTTCACTTTCACCACATTTAAATGGAGCTGATCCTGAACAAGTAGCGAGAATTCAACGTGCACAGCATTCTTTGATTGGAGCGTATCTTGAACATTTTCATTCTGAGCTTTTTCCATATATTAACTATTCTGATATTCAACAAGGAGTTCCTTTATTGTCCAAATCAGCACTTCAGGATCGCATTGATGCAATACGGAAAGATGTTTCTGGAGAAATCCTGAAAAAATTAGAATCATGTGGTAACCATCATGGTGATGAGGTAGGGCAGAAAAATGCCTTGGCATATGCCGCGTATCATCCTCAACCCAGCTTATTTGCTGATGAGTCTAATGGGAGAAATATTATTTCCGTTGGTGGTCCAGGGGAAGCCCTGTTTAACGAAGTACGCTTTCTTCCTCAATTTCAGAGGGCAGATCCAAATGTTGCGATTGTCGTTCCTCCAGGACTTATTAGCAGAACGCCTCCATATTTAGAGATACCAAATGGTCTATCTATGTCTGAATTTTTGGAGGGAAGTGATCGAGTTTTTGCCCTTCTCAAATCTCCAAAGGAAAATAAGCATCTTTTCCAAATTCCTGGAGCTCGTGATCTCCTTCATATCGCTAAGTGTCTTTCTGGACGACAAGATCTCATAAGAGGACTAGAAATGCTCAGGTCTTTTTATGAAGAAACTTTTTCTCATATCCCATGAAAAAAATTGGATTAATTGGAGGTGTTGGATGGCCTTCCACAATTGATTATTATCGAATAATTAATCAAGAGGCGAATAAAAAATTTGGGAATCTTTGTTCTCCAGAAATTTTGATTTACAGTCTCAATTTTGAACCATTAATGCGTCTTCAATATCAAGGCAAATGGGAAGAAAGTGCCCAAGTATTAATACAAGCGGCACAAAGTCTTGAAAAAGCGGGAGCAGATTGTGTATTAATTTGCTCAGTCACCACAAATATACCTTCAAAACGGGTTCAAGAAAAAATTTCTATTCCACTTTTGAGCATTATCACCCCATGCGCAAGAATTATTCAAAAAATGGGATTAAAAACAGTTGGTTTACTCGGAACAAAAGCAACAATGGGACATAGTTTTTTTCGAGATGGTCTCTCCAAGTTTGGAATTTCTGTAATAACTCCTGATGAATCTGAGAGAAATGTAATTCATAAAGTTATCTATAATGAACTTTGCAAGAATGAGATAAAAAGTGAATCAAGAGAAAAATATCTTAAGATAATTAATGCCTTAGTCTCGGTTGGTGCTGAAGGAGTTATTTTAGGCTGTACAGAGATCCCGTTACTTATATCCTCAGCTGACGTGAATATTCCTAGTTTTGATATCACTCATCTTCATGCGCTTGAAGCTTTCAATTTCGCTATAGAATAATCTTAAAGCCTTGAAAAATAAGGGCTGAAAATTTTCAGCCCTTATTCCCAAAATCCCAATTTCTATTTTCCTCTGAACTCGCTACAATCTTTCCGAATTTAATTCACCAATCATGTCCGCAAACGATCTCGAAATTCGCCGAAAACATTCCGCATCGCACATTATGACCGCGGCAGTGAAAATGATCTATCCCAACGTAAAGCTTGGCGTTGGACCGTGGACCGATGAGGGATTTTATCAAGATTTTGATCTCGGAGACGTCAAAATTTCCGAAGCAGATTTTAAAGAAATTGAGAAAAAAATGCGCTGGATTGTGAATAAAAATTTCCCGATTGTTCGCCATGAAACTGATTTTGAAACTGCACAGAAAATTTTTGAGGATGACCCGTATAAACAAGAACTCATGAAAGATCTCAAAGAAAAAGGCGAAACTGTCTATTCTTTTTATAATTTTGAAACGAATGCGGAAAAACCATTTTATATCGATTTTTGTGCTGGTCCGCACTTGAATTCCACGGGAGAACTCGGAGTATTTAAACTCATGAGTGTTGCTGGTTCGTACTGGCGAGGAGATGAAAAAAGACCGATGCTCACGAGAATTTATGGAATCGCCTTTGCGACCAAAGAAGAGTTAGAAAAATATGAAAAAATGATCGAAGAAGCGAAAAAACGAGATCATCGAAAGCTCGGGAAAGAGCTCGAACTTTTTGCTTTTGATGATGAAATTGGTCCGGGCCTTCCGCTCTGGCTTCCGAATGGAGCGATCATTGTGGAAGAACTCGAAATTCTCGCGAAAGAAATGGAAGAAAAGTATGGATACAAACGCGTTCGAACTCCGCATATCGCGAAAGAAGCTTTGTATCTCCGCTCAGGACATCTTCCGTATTACGCGGCATCCATGTTCCCGCCGATGGAAATGGATGAAGAAAAATATTATCTCAAGGCGATGAATTGCCCGCACCATCATAAAATTTACGCGGCGACATCAAAAAGTTATCGAGATCTTCCGCTCAGACTCGCGGAATATGGACATTGCTATCGCTACGAAGATTCCGGAGCGCTCTTTGGACTCATGCGAGTTCGTTCGCTCTGTATGAATGATGCCCATCTCTATTGTACCGAAGAACAGTTTGAAGAAGAATTCACCAAAGTTATTGAAATGTATTTGTATTACTTCAAATTGTTTGGAATTGAAAAATATGAAATGCAGCTTTCAAAACATTCCAAAGAAGGACTGGGAAAAAAATATGTTGATGAGCCAGAACTCTGGATAAAAACAGAAGATCTCGTTCGAAAAGCTCTGACAAATGCAAAAGTGCCTTTTGTGGAAGCCGAGGATGAAGCAGCATTCTACGGTCCAAAAATTGACGTCCAGATTTGGTCAGTGATCGGTCGAGAATTTACCCTCGCCACGAATCAGCTCGATTTCGCCGTTCCAAAAAGATTCAATCTCACGTATATCGATCGAGATGGGTCTGAAAAAACTCCGATTTGCATCCATCGCGCACCACTCAGCACTCACGAACGCATGATCGGATTTCTCATTGAACATTATGCTGGGGCTTTTCCTGCCTGGCTTGCTCCTGTGCAATGCGCGATTTTGCCAATTGCGGAAGCACATGAAAAATACGCGAAAGAAATTTATGAAAAAATTCGTGAATTTGGCGGAAGAGTTGAAATTTATGAATCCAGTGAAAGTCTCGGAAAACGTATTCGAGAGGCTCAGACGCAAAAGATTCCGTTTACGCTCGTTTTGGGAGATAAGGAAAAGGAAGAAGGAATGGTGACAGTTCGAAAATATGGAGAGGAAAAACAGGAAAAAATGAAGGTTGAAGAATTATTGCCCCTTTTGAAACGGTGAATCAATTCGTAGAGACGCGATTAATCGCGTCTCTACATTATCGTAATTTTCCCATGACCGAAAAAATTCCACAGATTCCTCCAAAAAAATCAGGAAAAATTCGTGTCCTCGCATTTGGAGCCTTCGATATTATTCATCCGGGGCATATTGATTTTTTGAAAAATGCAAAAAAACTCGGAGATGAACTTTTTATCATTGTCGGAAAAGATGTCACGATCGAAAAACATAAAGGAAAAAAACCATCGTTTTCGGAAGAAGAACGAAGAGCGCAAGTTCAGAGTTTACATATCGCCGATGGAGTTTTTGTCGGCTTTGAAGACGATTATCTCAAACTTCCGCTCATGATTTCTCCGGATATCATTGCCTTAGGATATGATCAAAATGCGCCCATGAAACTTTTGGCAGAATATTTTCCTACAGCAAAAATCACTCGACTTTCTCCCCATTTTCCAGAACAATTTAAATCGTCAAAATTCAGGAGTATATTTCCAAGCAGTTAATT
It contains:
- a CDS encoding type II toxin-antitoxin system Phd/YefM family antitoxin; amino-acid sequence: MHTTIPATDARKIFFQIIKKSSKLGSPVTITVDGEPKVVMISAEEFEGWKETLEILADKKLMKGIEEGLRDLQAKKTYTHEEVKNMFL
- a CDS encoding phosphoribosylamine--glycine ligase, translated to MPPGAISPKNFLFISYGGLAGDLAWQIIKEGHNVKSYIRDKEEREVANGFVPKVSEWRSEIPWADVIIFDDVLGLGKVADKLRKQGKYVVGGTQYTDELEDNRTFGQEELKKYGIPIIPYQDFSSFDDAILFVRKHPAKYVIKPSGEVAKGFLFVGEEEDGRDVLQVLNDYKNAWGKKGPRFQLQKRINGVEIAIGAFFNGKEFIYPINVNFEHKKLFPGNLGPSTGEMGTTMFWSGPNKIFNLTLKKIEGKLAEVGYVGYIDINCMVNGQGIYPLEWTSRFGYPTISIQQEGMITPIGQFLFELASGKEPVLKTKIGFQIGVRIVVPPFPFRAEQTFQVMSKDSIVYFKKPTVTDGIHIEDVKLVNGEWVVTGSSGVVLIVCGTGQTMKQAQEQAYSRIKSISIPHMYYRKDIGDRWYEDSDRLHAWGYLREM
- a CDS encoding type II toxin-antitoxin system RelE/ParE family toxin — protein: MKYSILYSAKAVRSLKKIPKNWRERILEAIEELSESPFLGKKLKGPLSAMYSLRLWPYRILYVIRKKEVQIEIVDVDHRQKIYG
- a CDS encoding threonine--tRNA ligase: MSANDLEIRRKHSASHIMTAAVKMIYPNVKLGVGPWTDEGFYQDFDLGDVKISEADFKEIEKKMRWIVNKNFPIVRHETDFETAQKIFEDDPYKQELMKDLKEKGETVYSFYNFETNAEKPFYIDFCAGPHLNSTGELGVFKLMSVAGSYWRGDEKRPMLTRIYGIAFATKEELEKYEKMIEEAKKRDHRKLGKELELFAFDDEIGPGLPLWLPNGAIIVEELEILAKEMEEKYGYKRVRTPHIAKEALYLRSGHLPYYAASMFPPMEMDEEKYYLKAMNCPHHHKIYAATSKSYRDLPLRLAEYGHCYRYEDSGALFGLMRVRSLCMNDAHLYCTEEQFEEEFTKVIEMYLYYFKLFGIEKYEMQLSKHSKEGLGKKYVDEPELWIKTEDLVRKALTNAKVPFVEAEDEAAFYGPKIDVQIWSVIGREFTLATNQLDFAVPKRFNLTYIDRDGSEKTPICIHRAPLSTHERMIGFLIEHYAGAFPAWLAPVQCAILPIAEAHEKYAKEIYEKIREFGGRVEIYESSESLGKRIREAQTQKIPFTLVLGDKEKEEGMVTVRKYGEEKQEKMKVEELLPLLKR
- a CDS encoding helix-turn-helix domain-containing protein, which translates into the protein MNEYMSIRGQFCPNKKCKFYQISSNRNVVIHSQKEHRFQCSKCQKTWVAHKDQIYFRLRSPKEKIDLALMLFESGKSVREIAREVKVSPSTVQRWKCISCS
- a CDS encoding aspartate/glutamate racemase family protein, yielding MKKIGLIGGVGWPSTIDYYRIINQEANKKFGNLCSPEILIYSLNFEPLMRLQYQGKWEESAQVLIQAAQSLEKAGADCVLICSVTTNIPSKRVQEKISIPLLSIITPCARIIQKMGLKTVGLLGTKATMGHSFFRDGLSKFGISVITPDESERNVIHKVIYNELCKNEIKSESREKYLKIINALVSVGAEGVILGCTEIPLLISSADVNIPSFDITHLHALEAFNFAIE
- a CDS encoding adenylyltransferase/cytidyltransferase family protein, encoding MTEKIPQIPPKKSGKIRVLAFGAFDIIHPGHIDFLKNAKKLGDELFIIVGKDVTIEKHKGKKPSFSEEERRAQVQSLHIADGVFVGFEDDYLKLPLMISPDIIALGYDQNAPMKLLAEYFPTAKITRLSPHFPEQFKSSKFRSIFPSS
- the typA gene encoding translational GTPase TypA; the protein is MDIRNIAIIAHVDHGKTTLVDALLKAGGAFAAYEHVEKCVMDSNELEKERGITIYSKNAAITYKDTKINIVDTPGHADFGSEVERILSTVDATILVVDAFEGPMPQTKFVLQKSLALKKKVLVVVNKIDKSSARPNWVIDQVFDLFVKLGASPEQLDFPYMYAIAREGIAILDLLDERKDITPLLEFILEHVPAAPQNINAVFRMQPATLAYDNFLGRLAIGRVHEGMLSTNQAVVVLSPDGKKRNGRATKIFTFQGLKRIEVSEVSAGDVVAIAGIADIYVGETIAGNDTIKPLPAIRVDPPSLAMYFMVNDSPFAGTEGKFVTSRQIRARLEKELETNVGLKIEFSENADHVKVLGRGEMHLSVLIECMRREGFELQVSQPEVVFQEKNGQILEPMENVVINVPEEIGGKIIELMSQRKGEMVNLQTENGLTTLEFLIPARGILGIRSNFIILTRGEGTLYSSFSHFAPHVGPIQKRQVGSLISAETGNATAYALWNLQERGAIFIHPTTKIYEGMILGEHNQGNDLTVNAIKGKKLTNVRASGTDEAIVLTPPIEMTLEKAMEYIKEDEYVEVTPKNIRLRKKWLTEIERKRNREK
- the gpmA gene encoding 2,3-diphosphoglycerate-dependent phosphoglycerate mutase, with the protein product MKTYYLVLLRHGQSEWNKENRFTGWTDIGLSEQGKKEAEKAGEFLKKHRYEFDLGYTSVLKRANDTLEIILNKMKISLPIEKHWRLNERHYGALQGINKDEMRKKYGEEQVQIWRRSYDIRPPALDENDPRHPKFDPKYKDLSPKDLPATESLKDTVLRMMPFIEDVLIPSITGGKKIIVAAHGNSLRALVKYLEHISDEEIPKVEIPTGVPLIYKLDENLKVLEKFYIES
- a CDS encoding DUF378 domain-containing protein, yielding MKCKKCPLCCTLATIVIIGGLNWGLVALGYFLGTNANIVNLVFANSPLVENIVYAVVGVAAIMKVITYFFCPCSKCCQDGKEGEEGGSCCRK